A stretch of Nonomuraea africana DNA encodes these proteins:
- a CDS encoding serine protein kinase RIO, with protein sequence MPKKHRLDADDLEWLDSNPVDLDGPPSGDRWSTWDLSTPTERGPQPHPDWLVTELAAVDTELGILKTGKEADVHLISRGVPGTDRVCLLAAKRYRSSDHRLFHRDSGYLEGRRMRDSRASRAMSSRTAFGKQVIAGQWAQAEFSALVRLWKLGLPVPYPVQILGTEILQEFIGTPDGYAAPRLATVDEGLDDLWEQLVEVMVTMAREGLAHGDLSPYNLLVDEGRLVIIDLPQIVDVVAHPTGPDFLDRDARNVATWFAHKGLLASGDRLSALLRAEAGLA encoded by the coding sequence GTGCCGAAGAAGCACCGTCTCGACGCCGACGACCTCGAGTGGCTCGACAGCAACCCCGTGGACCTCGACGGTCCCCCCTCGGGCGACCGCTGGTCCACCTGGGACCTCAGCACCCCGACCGAGCGCGGCCCCCAACCGCATCCCGACTGGCTGGTCACCGAGCTGGCCGCGGTCGACACCGAGCTCGGCATCCTCAAGACCGGCAAGGAAGCCGACGTCCACCTCATCTCGCGCGGCGTGCCCGGCACCGACAGGGTCTGCCTGCTGGCCGCCAAGCGCTACCGCTCCAGCGACCACCGGCTCTTCCACCGCGACTCCGGATACCTCGAGGGCCGCCGCATGCGCGACTCGCGCGCCAGCAGGGCGATGTCGTCCCGCACGGCGTTCGGCAAGCAGGTCATCGCGGGACAGTGGGCGCAGGCGGAGTTCTCGGCCCTCGTGAGGCTGTGGAAGCTGGGGCTGCCGGTGCCGTACCCGGTGCAGATCCTCGGCACGGAGATCCTCCAGGAGTTCATCGGCACCCCCGACGGCTACGCGGCCCCGCGCCTGGCGACGGTGGACGAGGGGCTGGACGACCTCTGGGAGCAGCTGGTCGAGGTCATGGTCACCATGGCCAGGGAGGGGCTCGCGCACGGCGACCTGTCGCCGTACAACCTGCTGGTGGACGAGGGGCGGCTGGTGATCATCGACCTGCCGCAGATCGTCGACGTCGTCGCCCACCCGACGGGCCCCGACTTCCTCGACCGTGACGCCCGCAACGTGGCCACGTGGTTCGCGCACAAAGGCCTGCTCGCCTCGGGCGACCGCCTTTCCGCCCTCCTCCGTGCCGAAGCCGGCCTCGCCTGA
- a CDS encoding ATP-NAD kinase family protein, with protein sequence MTSDVAAPRTPVPFPDRDVVVGLVVNPVAGLGGAAGLKGSDGEQVQREALARGATPRAGERAARAVRALLARRPGTRVVTVPGSMGELSARDAGAPCALVRPSPSSSADPGSAGATTARDTRQAVVALADVDLLLFAGGDGTARDVLDAVRELGDQAPPVLGIPAGVKVYSGCFAVSPAAAGFLAAGYASGLRHGPGTADAGTVEAEVVDLDEERYRQGLVSPRLYGSLRVPAARAALSGRKAGSSGVVPASVEGIAREVVARMRPGVRYVLGPGATTQAVGRELGLTTTLLGVDVVEADDGGVLVAGDVSEAELFALVTGREAVVVLSVIGGQGFVLGRGNQQVSPRVIDAVIGCGGATGRRLLVLATPQKLAALRGRPLLADSGDEDLDRKLSGHVQVITGYRESTIYQICTASEEFHG encoded by the coding sequence ATGACCTCCGACGTCGCCGCCCCGCGGACTCCCGTCCCGTTCCCCGACCGCGACGTGGTGGTCGGGCTGGTCGTCAACCCGGTGGCCGGGCTGGGCGGGGCGGCGGGCCTCAAAGGCAGCGACGGCGAGCAGGTGCAGCGCGAGGCCCTGGCCCGGGGTGCGACGCCCCGGGCGGGGGAGCGGGCGGCGCGCGCCGTCCGCGCGCTCCTGGCCCGCCGCCCCGGCACCCGCGTGGTCACGGTGCCGGGCTCGATGGGCGAGCTCAGCGCCCGCGACGCCGGAGCGCCCTGCGCCCTGGTGCGACCGTCGCCCTCATCCTCGGCCGATCCCGGATCGGCCGGCGCCACCACGGCACGGGATACGCGCCAGGCGGTCGTCGCGCTCGCCGATGTCGATCTGCTGCTGTTCGCGGGGGGTGACGGGACCGCGCGGGACGTCCTCGACGCGGTCCGCGAGCTCGGCGACCAGGCGCCGCCCGTGCTGGGGATCCCGGCAGGGGTGAAGGTCTACTCGGGGTGCTTCGCCGTCAGCCCGGCCGCGGCGGGGTTCCTCGCCGCGGGGTACGCCTCCGGCCTGCGGCACGGGCCGGGGACGGCGGACGCCGGCACGGTGGAGGCCGAGGTGGTGGATCTCGACGAGGAGCGCTACCGGCAGGGGCTGGTGAGCCCGCGCCTCTACGGGAGCCTGCGTGTGCCCGCCGCCAGGGCGGCCCTGTCGGGGCGGAAGGCCGGGTCCTCAGGAGTCGTCCCCGCCTCCGTCGAGGGCATCGCGCGGGAGGTCGTGGCCCGCATGCGGCCCGGTGTCCGCTACGTCCTGGGCCCCGGCGCCACCACGCAGGCGGTCGGCCGCGAGCTCGGGCTCACGACCACGCTGCTCGGGGTGGACGTGGTCGAGGCCGACGACGGGGGCGTGCTGGTCGCGGGCGACGTCTCGGAGGCGGAGCTGTTCGCTCTCGTCACGGGCAGGGAGGCGGTCGTCGTGCTGTCGGTGATCGGCGGGCAGGGGTTCGTCCTCGGCCGCGGGAACCAGCAGGTGTCCCCCAGGGTGATCGACGCGGTCATCGGGTGCGGGGGCGCCACAGGCCGGCGGCTGCTCGTGCTGGCCACCCCGCAGAAGCTGGCCGCGTTGCGGGGACGGCCGCTGCTGGCGGACAGCGGCGACGAGGATCTCGACCGGAAGCTCAGCGGGCACGTCCAGGTGATCACCGGGTACCGCGAGAGCACGATTTATCAGATCTGTACGGCAAGTGAGGAGTTCCACGGATGA
- a CDS encoding amylo-alpha-1,6-glucosidase, which produces MLDLRERPFTDRGSRLLVMAADDGSLWIARALYETRLRDTTVLTGLRLLAGDRELPVRQALPDRVDFEGGVAMAFAGPDTIVLTGRGARAVWDGGEADIDGCLTLVGPPVGDGPAVLAAAATRWRDWFAAMPSVPEALRERAEQAWWTLAVNLVPIRGRESLIPSKFGYVGLWNWDSYFHAIALRHADPALAREQIRILLDNQRPDGLIPDVVHDHGVLTETTDLPRSDLARLAQHVGGEPVREVVPVTKPPLTAWAVWKIHEVDPDLDFLAEVYEPLARSQEWWFARSDPDGDGLAEYLHPYSSGLDDSPIWDHGPRAEPPDLNAYLALQYDRLGDIAAALGRDPSGWRAKAQALVDLMVARRWTGTRFVTRVAGREATVRTPLDLMPLVTGRLPAAIATRLVEDLCSPSFWGERPVPTVAFDDPRFDSDAMWRGPVWLNVNYLLIDGLRRSGHPETARELRERTLAMVRDGGGLYEYWNPLTGGRAGRATSGFGWSAALFLDLAQEDPPG; this is translated from the coding sequence ATGCTGGATCTGCGAGAACGCCCGTTCACTGACCGGGGCTCCCGGCTGCTGGTGATGGCGGCCGACGACGGCTCGCTCTGGATCGCCAGGGCTCTGTACGAGACCCGGCTGCGCGACACGACCGTCCTGACGGGACTGCGGCTCCTCGCGGGAGACCGGGAGCTGCCGGTACGGCAGGCGCTGCCCGACAGGGTGGACTTCGAGGGCGGCGTGGCGATGGCCTTCGCAGGTCCCGACACGATCGTGCTGACCGGCAGGGGCGCCCGGGCGGTGTGGGACGGCGGAGAGGCCGACATCGACGGCTGCCTCACGCTGGTCGGACCTCCGGTCGGCGACGGCCCGGCGGTGCTCGCGGCGGCCGCCACGCGCTGGCGTGACTGGTTCGCCGCCATGCCGTCCGTGCCCGAGGCCTTGCGCGAGCGCGCGGAGCAGGCGTGGTGGACGCTCGCGGTGAACCTGGTGCCGATCCGGGGAAGGGAGTCGCTGATCCCCTCCAAGTTCGGCTACGTCGGCCTGTGGAACTGGGACTCCTACTTTCACGCCATCGCCCTCAGGCACGCCGACCCGGCGCTGGCCAGGGAGCAGATCCGCATCCTGCTCGACAACCAGAGGCCGGACGGCCTGATCCCCGACGTGGTGCACGACCACGGGGTGCTCACCGAGACCACGGACCTGCCCCGCTCGGACCTGGCCCGCCTAGCCCAGCACGTGGGAGGGGAGCCCGTCCGGGAGGTGGTGCCGGTCACCAAGCCGCCGCTCACCGCCTGGGCCGTGTGGAAGATCCACGAGGTGGATCCCGACCTGGACTTCCTGGCCGAGGTCTACGAGCCGCTGGCTCGCTCGCAGGAATGGTGGTTCGCCCGCTCGGACCCCGACGGCGACGGCCTGGCCGAATACCTCCACCCGTACTCGTCCGGCCTGGACGACAGCCCCATCTGGGATCATGGGCCGCGCGCCGAGCCTCCCGACCTCAACGCCTACCTGGCGTTGCAGTACGACCGGCTCGGCGACATCGCCGCCGCGCTCGGCCGCGACCCCTCCGGGTGGCGGGCCAAGGCCCAGGCGCTCGTCGACCTCATGGTGGCGCGCCGATGGACCGGCACCCGCTTCGTCACCAGGGTCGCGGGGCGGGAGGCGACCGTCCGCACCCCGCTGGACCTCATGCCGCTCGTGACCGGGCGGCTCCCCGCCGCGATCGCCACCCGGCTCGTCGAGGACCTGTGCTCGCCGAGCTTCTGGGGGGAGCGTCCGGTGCCCACCGTGGCGTTCGACGACCCCAGATTCGACTCCGATGCCATGTGGCGCGGCCCGGTCTGGCTGAACGTCAACTATCTGCTGATCGACGGCCTGCGCCGGTCCGGCCACCCAGAGACGGCTCGTGAGCTGCGGGAACGCACGCTGGCGATGGTCCGCGACGGCGGCGGTCTCTACGAGTACTGGAACCCGCTGACGGGCGGCAGGGCGGGCCGGGCGACCAGCGGGTTCGGCTGGTCGGCCGCGCTCTTCCTGGACCTGGCCCAGGAGGACCCGCCCGGGTAG
- a CDS encoding SDR family NAD(P)-dependent oxidoreductase, with product MNTLEGKIAIVTGGASGIGRATALTFAREGARVVVADIDGPGAEATVEQIAAVAGDKAAVAVRADVSDSDDCRRIVQTALDTFGGLHVLFNNAGIIRRTTALDLDVEEWDRVMAVNVRSVFLMCKHAIPAMTEGGSIVNTGSGWGLKGGGNAISYCASKAAVVNMTRALAIDHARAGIRVNSVNPGDTDTPMLREEARQLGEDWAAFQTDAADRPMGRSGTPDEIAQAVLFLASDAASYITGSALVVDGGGLA from the coding sequence ATGAACACGCTCGAGGGCAAGATCGCGATCGTCACGGGCGGTGCCTCGGGCATCGGGCGAGCCACGGCGCTGACCTTCGCCCGCGAAGGCGCCAGGGTGGTGGTCGCCGACATCGACGGCCCCGGCGCGGAGGCGACGGTCGAGCAGATCGCCGCCGTGGCCGGTGACAAGGCCGCCGTGGCGGTGCGGGCCGACGTGTCGGACTCCGACGACTGCCGCAGGATCGTCCAGACCGCCCTCGACACGTTCGGCGGGCTGCACGTGCTGTTCAACAACGCGGGCATCATCCGCCGCACCACGGCCCTCGACCTCGACGTCGAGGAGTGGGACCGCGTCATGGCGGTCAACGTCAGGTCCGTCTTCCTCATGTGCAAGCACGCCATCCCCGCCATGACCGAGGGCGGTTCCATCGTCAACACCGGCTCCGGATGGGGCCTGAAGGGCGGTGGGAACGCCATCTCCTACTGCGCGTCCAAGGCCGCGGTGGTCAACATGACCCGGGCCCTCGCCATCGACCACGCCAGGGCCGGCATCCGGGTCAACTCCGTGAACCCCGGCGACACCGACACACCGATGCTGCGCGAGGAGGCCCGTCAGCTCGGAGAGGACTGGGCCGCCTTCCAGACCGACGCGGCCGACCGGCCGATGGGCCGGTCCGGCACTCCGGACGAGATCGCCCAGGCGGTGCTCTTCCTGGCGAGCGACGCCGCCAGCTACATCACCGGATCGGCCCTCGTCGTCGACGGCGGCGGCCTCGCCTGA
- a CDS encoding carbohydrate ABC transporter permease has protein sequence MRSRQVALHAVLTIGGLAMLFPFVWMLLTSFKSVRQMLNNPLDWLPDPWRWENYPDALAAMPFGTAYWNSFYIAAINVTLTLLTSAMAAYAFARIRFRGSEVLFVVFLATQMVPAQVTIVPLYLMLAQFGWIDSHLSLIVPSIANPFAVFLLRQFIRAVPVELEEAARIDGAGRWRCFWNVVLPNIRPGLGALGIIAFLASWNSFLFPLIFLNSPELATVPLLLSQFSGGRTAVDYGLILAGSAIAVVPMLIAFLIGQRKIINSMAASGLGGR, from the coding sequence ATGCGATCCCGGCAGGTAGCCCTGCATGCCGTGCTCACCATCGGCGGGCTGGCGATGCTGTTCCCGTTCGTCTGGATGCTGCTGACCTCGTTCAAGAGCGTGCGGCAGATGCTGAACAACCCGCTCGACTGGCTGCCCGACCCGTGGCGCTGGGAGAACTATCCCGACGCGCTCGCGGCGATGCCGTTCGGCACCGCGTACTGGAACAGCTTCTACATCGCCGCCATCAACGTCACTCTCACCCTGCTGACCTCGGCCATGGCCGCCTACGCCTTCGCCAGGATCAGGTTCAGGGGCTCGGAAGTGCTGTTCGTGGTGTTCCTGGCCACCCAGATGGTGCCCGCGCAGGTGACGATCGTGCCGCTCTACCTGATGCTGGCCCAGTTCGGGTGGATCGACTCGCACCTGTCGCTGATCGTGCCGTCCATCGCGAACCCGTTCGCGGTGTTCCTGCTCCGCCAGTTCATCAGGGCCGTCCCGGTGGAGCTGGAGGAGGCGGCCAGGATCGACGGCGCGGGCCGCTGGCGGTGCTTCTGGAACGTCGTGCTGCCGAACATCCGCCCCGGCCTGGGCGCGCTCGGGATCATCGCCTTCCTCGCCTCGTGGAACTCGTTCCTCTTCCCGCTGATCTTCCTGAACTCGCCGGAGCTGGCCACCGTGCCGCTGCTGCTGAGCCAGTTCTCCGGGGGGCGCACGGCGGTCGACTACGGGCTCATCCTGGCGGGCTCCGCGATCGCGGTGGTGCCCATGCTGATCGCCTTCCTGATCGGCCAGAGAAAGATCATCAACTCGATGGCGGCTTCGGGACTGGGTGGGCGCTGA
- the gcvPA gene encoding aminomethyl-transferring glycine dehydrogenase subunit GcvPA codes for MTHPYIPNAEPGVRAEMLAAIGASSVEEFYADIPADLRLARPLDLPEPFTAEHDLVRHMKGLFDRVTDTEEALSFLGLGCYPHYVPAVCDEVNSRSEFLTAYAGEPYEDHGRFQALFEYVSMMGELLEMDVVNVPTYDGFQAAGTALRMACRYTSRSKVLVSGAVSADKLSKLRDFLSPDVEIALAPVGEGGEISVAEFDDSFAAIYLETPNVYGVVEMRGRELADLAHAHGALLVVGADPISLGVLAPPSSYGADIACGDIQSLGMHQSYGGGHAGYIATQDHEPLVAEFPSRLFGIAPTKVPGEYGFGDVFYDRTSFALREEGKEWVGTAAALWGITAGVYLALMGPQGMRDLGETILARTRYAMDALAGSVTVLHRDAIHFREFAIEVPSSAALLDGLRARGIYGGVPLDDRTVLVCVTERHSITDIDRLAAAVQEVL; via the coding sequence GTGACGCACCCGTACATTCCGAACGCCGAGCCCGGCGTGCGGGCCGAGATGCTCGCCGCCATCGGCGCGTCGAGCGTCGAGGAGTTCTACGCCGACATCCCGGCGGACCTGCGCCTGGCCCGGCCACTCGACCTCCCGGAGCCCTTCACGGCCGAGCACGACCTCGTGCGCCACATGAAGGGCCTGTTCGACCGCGTCACCGACACCGAGGAGGCGCTGAGCTTCCTCGGGCTCGGCTGCTACCCCCATTACGTGCCGGCCGTCTGCGACGAGGTGAACTCCCGGAGCGAGTTCCTGACCGCCTACGCAGGCGAGCCGTACGAGGACCACGGACGGTTCCAGGCCCTGTTCGAGTACGTCAGCATGATGGGCGAACTGCTCGAGATGGACGTGGTCAACGTCCCCACCTACGACGGCTTCCAGGCGGCGGGCACGGCCCTGCGCATGGCCTGCCGCTACACCAGTCGCTCGAAGGTGCTCGTCAGCGGGGCCGTCAGCGCCGACAAGCTGAGCAAGCTGCGCGACTTCCTCAGCCCGGACGTCGAGATCGCCCTCGCCCCGGTGGGCGAGGGCGGCGAGATCTCCGTGGCGGAGTTCGACGACTCCTTCGCGGCGATCTACCTGGAGACTCCCAACGTCTACGGTGTCGTCGAGATGCGCGGACGGGAGCTGGCCGACCTCGCCCACGCGCACGGCGCGCTGCTCGTGGTCGGCGCCGATCCCATCTCGCTGGGAGTCCTCGCCCCGCCCTCCTCCTACGGCGCCGACATCGCCTGCGGAGACATCCAGTCGCTCGGCATGCACCAGAGCTACGGCGGCGGCCACGCCGGGTACATCGCCACGCAGGACCATGAGCCCCTGGTAGCCGAGTTCCCCTCCCGGCTGTTCGGCATCGCCCCCACCAAGGTGCCCGGCGAGTACGGCTTCGGCGACGTCTTCTACGACCGCACCTCCTTCGCCCTGCGCGAGGAGGGCAAGGAGTGGGTGGGAACCGCCGCGGCCCTCTGGGGCATCACGGCCGGCGTCTACCTGGCGCTCATGGGGCCGCAGGGCATGCGGGACCTGGGCGAGACCATCCTGGCCCGCACCCGCTACGCCATGGACGCCCTCGCAGGGTCCGTCACGGTGCTGCACCGCGACGCGATCCACTTCCGCGAGTTCGCCATCGAGGTGCCCTCGAGCGCGGCCCTGCTCGACGGGTTGCGCGCTCGCGGCATCTACGGCGGCGTCCCCCTCGACGACCGCACGGTGCTGGTCTGCGTGACCGAACGCCATTCCATCACTGACATCGACCGTCTCGCCGCTGCCGTCCAGGAGGTGCTGTGA
- a CDS encoding ABC transporter substrate-binding protein, which produces MKRALAILGVLALATTACSGSGGGNVPGTSGGQGQVTVRWSTWGSAEDLKLYEKFTDDFHKRHPGIRLKLESVADYEDYHPKLLAQLTSKTAPDVFFVGDDYIGKFVSAGVITPLDDQLSGPESKSKPEDFFEGIYGGAKRDGKIYGVPNDTNPEVLWFDKQALKDAGITEDPAALHEAKQWTMAKYLEMNAKLKTAGKAGSIFWNWYGSTYSMINGFGGKVWDGGKFVATTDAKSREALQTLAKGYQDKTFLSADTLPDSNGPSTQFLKHKVGFYAGGRWVIDSLKKGGELDNYDIVPFPSQTGEPMPGAVAASYLSINKDTKLPKEAFTFLTEFVGKDGQLLRLKGGGAVPSVKGAEQVVLEDKYPAHAQTFLDVRDTGFANYAEEVSVPGLTAAINEHLMKVWTGKVGFDEGMTELQKLVESKLG; this is translated from the coding sequence ATGAAGCGTGCGCTAGCCATCCTGGGCGTCCTCGCCCTCGCCACCACCGCGTGCAGCGGCAGCGGCGGCGGGAACGTTCCCGGCACGAGCGGCGGCCAAGGACAGGTCACCGTCCGCTGGTCCACGTGGGGATCGGCCGAGGACCTCAAGCTCTACGAGAAGTTCACCGACGACTTCCACAAGCGGCACCCCGGCATCCGGCTCAAGCTGGAGTCGGTCGCCGACTACGAGGACTACCACCCCAAGCTGCTCGCCCAGCTCACCAGCAAGACGGCGCCCGACGTGTTCTTCGTGGGCGACGACTACATCGGCAAGTTCGTCTCCGCAGGGGTGATCACCCCGCTCGACGACCAGCTGTCCGGGCCGGAGTCCAAGAGCAAGCCGGAGGACTTCTTCGAGGGCATCTACGGCGGCGCCAAGCGCGACGGCAAGATCTACGGCGTCCCCAACGACACCAACCCCGAGGTCCTCTGGTTCGACAAGCAGGCCCTGAAGGACGCCGGGATCACCGAGGACCCCGCCGCCCTCCACGAGGCCAAGCAGTGGACCATGGCGAAGTACCTGGAGATGAACGCCAAGCTCAAGACGGCGGGCAAGGCCGGCTCGATCTTCTGGAACTGGTACGGCTCGACGTACTCCATGATCAACGGCTTCGGCGGCAAGGTGTGGGACGGCGGCAAGTTCGTCGCCACCACGGACGCCAAGTCGCGCGAGGCGCTGCAGACGCTGGCCAAGGGCTACCAGGACAAGACCTTCCTCAGCGCCGACACCCTGCCCGACAGCAACGGGCCCAGCACCCAGTTCCTCAAGCACAAGGTCGGCTTCTACGCGGGCGGTCGCTGGGTGATCGACTCGTTGAAGAAGGGCGGCGAGCTGGACAACTACGACATCGTGCCGTTCCCCTCGCAGACCGGGGAGCCCATGCCCGGCGCCGTCGCCGCCTCCTACCTGTCCATCAACAAGGACACCAAGCTGCCCAAGGAGGCGTTCACGTTCCTCACCGAGTTCGTCGGCAAGGACGGCCAGCTCCTGCGGCTCAAGGGCGGCGGCGCGGTGCCGTCCGTCAAGGGCGCCGAGCAGGTCGTGCTGGAGGACAAGTACCCCGCCCACGCCCAGACCTTCCTCGACGTGCGCGACACCGGCTTCGCCAACTACGCCGAGGAGGTCTCCGTGCCAGGCCTGACCGCCGCCATCAACGAGCACCTGATGAAGGTGTGGACCGGCAAGGTCGGCTTCGACGAGGGCATGACCGAGCTGCAGAAGCTCGTCGAGAGCAAGCTGGGCTAG
- the gcvPB gene encoding aminomethyl-transferring glycine dehydrogenase subunit GcvPB, producing MNTAESFAELPVAPKPPLRRFHQARWDEPIIFELSAPGRRGLAVPEPGAPLVELPETVRRAEPPKLPEMSQLHVLRHYLRLSQENLGVDLNIDVGQGTCTMKYSPKVNDRFAAAIAELHPLQHEETVQGVLEIYWRLERMLAEISGMSRVSLQPGSGSAAIYANIAMIRAYHAANGEGHRDQVITTMFSHPSNAACAKTAGYEVITLMPDADGYPDIEALRAAVGPRTAALMITNPEDTGIFNPRIREFVELVHSVGGLACYDQANANGILGITRARDAGFDLCHFNLHKTFSTPHACGGPAAGACGVSAELEPFLPGPVVTFDGAAYGMETPPHSIGKVRPFLGVTPNIVRAYAWIMAMGAEGLRQVAETAVLNNNYLMHKILQIPGASAPWDKRRVEQVRYSWQELSEETGVHSEEIGVRAADFGVHYWTSHHPYLVPEPFTLEPTESYSKEDLDEYAAILAHVASEARTDPEFVKGAPYNQSVHKIDTTSLDDPKAWAPTWRAYVRKHLS from the coding sequence GTGAACACCGCGGAATCCTTCGCCGAGCTCCCAGTCGCGCCGAAGCCGCCGTTGCGCCGCTTCCACCAGGCCCGCTGGGACGAGCCGATCATCTTCGAGCTGTCGGCCCCCGGCCGCCGCGGCCTCGCCGTGCCGGAGCCGGGCGCCCCGCTGGTGGAACTCCCCGAGACCGTCCGCCGCGCCGAACCCCCGAAACTGCCCGAGATGTCGCAGCTGCACGTGCTGAGGCACTACCTGCGCCTGTCGCAGGAGAACCTCGGTGTCGACCTCAACATCGACGTCGGTCAGGGCACCTGCACGATGAAGTACAGCCCCAAGGTCAACGACCGGTTCGCCGCCGCGATCGCCGAGCTGCACCCGCTCCAGCACGAGGAGACCGTGCAGGGCGTACTGGAGATCTACTGGCGGCTCGAACGGATGCTGGCGGAGATCTCCGGCATGTCCAGGGTCTCCCTCCAGCCCGGATCCGGGTCGGCCGCCATCTACGCGAACATCGCCATGATCCGCGCCTACCACGCCGCCAACGGCGAGGGCCACCGCGACCAGGTCATCACCACGATGTTCTCCCACCCGTCGAACGCCGCCTGCGCCAAGACCGCCGGCTACGAAGTGATCACGCTGATGCCGGACGCCGACGGCTACCCGGACATCGAGGCGCTGCGCGCGGCCGTCGGCCCCCGTACCGCCGCCCTGATGATCACCAATCCGGAGGACACCGGCATCTTCAACCCCCGGATCAGGGAGTTCGTCGAGCTGGTGCACTCGGTGGGCGGCCTGGCCTGCTACGACCAGGCCAACGCCAACGGCATCCTCGGCATCACCAGGGCCCGCGACGCCGGATTCGACCTGTGCCACTTCAACCTGCACAAGACGTTCTCCACCCCGCACGCCTGCGGCGGCCCCGCGGCGGGCGCGTGCGGCGTCTCGGCGGAGCTTGAGCCGTTCCTGCCGGGCCCGGTCGTCACCTTCGACGGCGCCGCCTACGGGATGGAGACCCCGCCTCACTCGATCGGCAAGGTGCGCCCGTTCCTCGGCGTGACCCCCAACATCGTCCGCGCCTACGCCTGGATCATGGCCATGGGAGCCGAGGGACTGCGGCAGGTGGCCGAGACGGCCGTGCTCAACAACAACTATCTGATGCACAAGATCCTGCAGATCCCCGGCGCGTCGGCGCCGTGGGACAAGCGGCGCGTCGAACAAGTGCGCTACTCCTGGCAGGAGCTCTCGGAGGAGACAGGAGTCCACTCCGAGGAGATCGGCGTCCGGGCGGCCGACTTCGGCGTGCACTACTGGACCAGCCACCACCCGTACCTGGTACCTGAGCCTTTCACGCTGGAGCCGACGGAGTCGTACTCGAAGGAGGACCTGGACGAGTACGCCGCCATCCTGGCCCACGTGGCCTCCGAGGCGCGCACGGATCCCGAGTTCGTCAAGGGCGCGCCGTACAACCAGAGCGTGCACAAGATCGACACGACCTCGCTCGACGACCCCAAGGCGTGGGCGCCCACCTGGCGCGCCTACGTCCGTAAGCACCTGTCATGA
- a CDS encoding carbohydrate ABC transporter permease → MAILTEARPQVARRAKGVRNRDGWWAAFFLGPQLTLLAVFLVFPLGFAVVLAFMRWDGLGQKEWVGLDNFAAQLSDPEFGLAVWNTVKLALLTAPFGLALALLIAVALNSVKGGGFYRVLYFMPVVTSSVAVALMWQIILAGDEHGVLNASLERWFGITGPDWLGDPGWVIVAIAVVTIWSSLGLNVVIFLAGLQTIPPQIVEAARMDGAGSLRIFRSVTLPLLSPTIFFSTVVAVISSFQAFDQIYVLVNPKYNDGARTIVYQVYELGFQDFQFGMSSAAALILLVLTLLVTLVQFAAQKRLVHYDT, encoded by the coding sequence GTGGCCATCCTCACCGAGGCCCGCCCGCAGGTGGCCCGCCGGGCGAAGGGCGTCAGGAACAGGGACGGCTGGTGGGCCGCGTTCTTCCTCGGGCCACAGCTCACCCTGCTGGCCGTGTTCCTGGTCTTCCCGCTCGGGTTCGCCGTCGTGCTGGCCTTCATGCGGTGGGACGGGCTGGGCCAGAAGGAGTGGGTGGGCCTGGACAACTTCGCCGCCCAGCTCTCCGATCCTGAGTTCGGGCTGGCCGTGTGGAACACGGTCAAGCTCGCGCTGCTGACCGCGCCGTTCGGGCTCGCACTGGCGCTGCTCATCGCGGTCGCGCTGAACAGCGTCAAGGGCGGCGGCTTCTACCGCGTGCTGTACTTCATGCCGGTGGTCACCAGCTCGGTCGCCGTCGCGCTGATGTGGCAGATCATCCTGGCCGGCGACGAGCACGGCGTGCTCAACGCCTCGCTGGAGCGCTGGTTCGGCATCACCGGCCCTGACTGGCTGGGCGATCCCGGCTGGGTGATCGTGGCCATCGCGGTGGTGACGATCTGGTCGTCGCTCGGGCTCAACGTGGTGATCTTCCTGGCCGGGCTGCAGACCATCCCGCCGCAGATCGTCGAGGCGGCCAGGATGGACGGCGCGGGCAGCCTGCGCATCTTCCGCTCGGTCACGCTGCCGCTTCTCTCGCCCACGATCTTCTTCTCGACCGTGGTCGCGGTGATCAGCTCGTTCCAGGCGTTCGACCAGATCTACGTGCTGGTCAACCCGAAGTACAACGATGGCGCACGCACGATCGTCTACCAGGTCTACGAGCTCGGCTTCCAGGACTTCCAGTTCGGCATGAGCAGCGCCGCCGCGCTGATCCTGCTGGTCCTGACGCTGCTGGTGACCCTCGTCCAGTTCGCCGCGCAGAAGCGCCTCGTCCACTACGACACGTGA